Below is a window of Hydrogenimonas sp. SS33 DNA.
TACCTGAAGAAAATGGACCCCGAACGGCTCAAAAACCGGCTGGTCATCGTCAACCTTTCCGGCCGGGGCGACAAAGATATGATCCAGGCCAAAGACCTGCTGCACTTCGACTAAGGGGAAGGGTTGGAACAGTTTCTTCTGGACGCCCTCGTCCATTACGGCTACATCATCCTCTTCATCTGGAGTATCATGGAGGGGGAGCTGGGGCTCATCATGGCCGGGACGATGGTCCATACGGGCCACATGAACATGCCCACCGCCATCCTCGTCGCCGGGCTGGGCGGATTCACGGGAGACCAGATCTACTTCTGGATCGGCCGCTACAACAAAAAGTGGATCCAGAACTACCTCCACAAACACCGCCGCAAATTTGCCCTTGCCCACCTGCTTCTGAAAAAATACGGCTGGCCCGTCATCTTCGTGCAGCGCTACCTCTACGGGCTGCGAACCGTCATTCCCATCAGCATCGGCCTGACACGCTACAGCGCGAAGAAATTCGCCATCATCAACTTTATCAGTGCCCAGGTCTGGGCGGCCATCACGATCGTACTCGCCTACATCTTCGGCGAGCAGATCATCCGGGTGCTCGAATACGCCAAACACCACTGGTATTTCGCCCTGCCCCTGGCCGCCCTCTTCCTGGGGGGCATCAGCTATATGTTCCATCGCATCGAAAACAATATACTCGAGAGGAGAAAGCAACGACATGCAAATCGAAATCGTCAACAAAAAGCGGCATGAGATCGACGCCGACGCGGAGATCGTCTGTGTCATAGAGAAGAATCTGGACCATCCCTGGGTCGAAGAGAAAGAGCTGCTGCAACTGGCGGGCTTCGAGGGGGGACAGGACGAAACCTGCTTCCTTCCCGAAAAACGGCGCCTCTACGTGGGCAGCGACTCGCTCCACCACGACGACATCCGCAGCGCCTACGCCGCCGCCCTCCGCGCCCTGCGAAAAACGGGGGCGAAGAGTGTGAAGACGGGACTCTATCTCGGAAAATGTTCGGCCCAGAACGTCAAAGCGATGGCGGAGGGGATGGTCTTCGGCGACTACGACTACGACGCCTACAAGAGCGAAAAAGCCAAACATCCCGTCACCCGTGTCACCATCGCCTGCGAGGATTTCAACGGCAAAGAGATCGACTGCGGCAAGGCGGCCGGCTACGTTCAAAACGCCGTCACCGTCGCCCGCGCCGTCAACTACACCCGCAATATCGTCAACACCCCGCCGGACGATATGACCCCCGAAATCCTCGCCCTCAAGGCGGTCGCCCTGGCGGAAGAGAACGGCCTGGAGTGCATCGTCCTGGACGAAAAGGGGCTGGAAGCGGAAAACATGGGCGCTTTCCTGGCCGTCAGCCGCGCCAGCGACCACCCGCCCAGACTGGTCCATCTGAGCTACAAGCCCGAAAACCCCAGATTCAAAGTGGCATTGGTGGGCAAGGGGCTCACCTACGACAGCGGTGGGCTGAGCCTCAAACCCTCCGACTACATGGTGACGATGAAATCCGACAAGGCGGGCGCCTGCGCCGTTCTTGGCATTCTCAAAGCGGTCAGCGAACTGGGGCTGCCCATCGAAGTCCACGGCATCATCGGGGCGACGGAAAACATGATCGGCGGCAACGCCTACAAACCCGACGATGTCCTCAAAGCCAAAAACGGCAAAACCATCGAAGTGCGCAACACCGACGCGGAGGGGCGCCTGGTACTGGCCGACTGCCTCTGCTACGCCCAGGAGAAGGTGGCACCCGACTACCTACTCGACTTCGCCACCCTCACCGGCGCCTGCGTCGTGGCGCTGGGCGAATACACCACAGGCCTGATGGGGCACGACCGCGCGCTCAAGCACAGCTTCTCCAAAGCCGCCACCAACGCGGGAGAGCTGACCGGCACGCTGCCGTTTAACCGCTACCTGAAAAAGCTGCTCAAAAGCGACATCGCCGACGTCTGCAACATCAGTTCCTCCCGCTACGGCGGCGCCATCACCGCCGCCCTCTTCCTCGACCACTTCATCGAGAAAGAGTACAAACACAAATGGCTCCACCTCGACATCGCCGGCCCGGCCTACGTGGAGAAACCCTGGGGCTACAACCCCGCCGGCGCCAGCGGTGCAGGCGTGCGCATGACCGTCAAATGGTTCGAACAGACGATCAAACAGCTAAACAGAGAGGAAAAGCACGCTTCGCATTAAGAAACCGACTGATATTACGCAACGCATGATCAAAGCCCATGCGTTGGCGGGGATTGACCGTCCCAAAAGATTTTATGGTCTCCTCCTAAAGCTTCGAAGTCGAAGATTCCGAGAGGACGTTACGCCTTTTGCGTAACGTCTGACATTCAGACCCCTCTCTTCATTTTCACGCACACACCCGTTTTTCAATCTTTTTTCTTCTTTTTCGGTGTCTTCAATATGATAAACATGACAACCGCGATGGCCAGCAGCAGACCCATTCGGACCCATTCGTCGCTCATCTTTTCCCTCCCGGATGGAATTGGGGCATTATACTACGTCATGTTGATGGCATGCGCCGATTCTGATATACTTCGCTTCAAAAAACGAGTCTTTCGTTACCTTCCCAAGGAGTCTTCATGGGTCTTCCCGTAGGCATCGTCGGCCTGCCCAACGTGGGCAAATCGACCACTTTCAACGCCCTGACCAAAGCGCAGAACGCCGAGTCGGCCAACTACCCTTTCTGCACCATCGAACCCAACAAGGCTGTCGTGCCCGTTCCCGACCCGCGCCTGGAGGAGCTGGCCAAAATCGTCCATCCCGAACGTATCCAGCACAGCACCATCGACTTCGTCGACATCGCCGGGCTGGTCAAAGGGGCCAGCAAGGGCGAGGGGCTGGGCAACCAGTTTTTGAGCAACATCCGCGAAACAGAAATGATTTTGCATATGGTCCGCTGTTTTGATGACGGCAACATCACCCACGTGGAGGGTTCCGTCGACCCCCTGCGGGACATCGAGATCATTGAGAGCGAACTGATCTTCGCCGACATCCAGCAGCTGGAGAAGAAGATCGACCGTCTGGCGCGCCAGGCGAAAACGGGGGACAAGAAGGTCCGTGCCCTGCTGGAAGTCGCCCAGGAGCTCATGAAACATCTTGAGGAGATCAAACCGGTCAGCACCTTCGAAAAGCGTGACGACGAGAACTTCCTGCAGCTCGACAAGGAGCTGCGTTTCCTGAGCAACAAACCCGTCATCTACGGCGCCAACGTGGACGAAGAGGGGCTGCTGGAAGACAACGACTATGTCAAAGCGGTCAAAAAGCATGCCGAAGAGGTGGGTGCGGATGTCATCAAGCTCTGCGCCAAGATAGAGGAGGAGCTGGTGCAGCTCGACGAAGAGGAGGCCAAAGAGTTCCTCCAGGAGCTGGGCATCGAAGAGTCGGGCCTGGACAAGATCATCCGTACCGCGTTCGAGCGCCTGGGGCTCATCAGCTACTTCACCGCCGGCGTCAAGGAGGTGAGGGCCTGGACGATCCACCGGGGATGGAAAGCCCCCAAAGCCGCCAGTGTCATCCACAACGACTTCGAAAAGGGCTTCATCCGCGCCGAAGTGATCGCCTACGAGGATTTCATAAAATACGGTGGCGAACAGGGGGCCAAAGAGGCGGGCAAGATGCGCCTGGAGGGGAAGGATTACGTCGTCCAGGACGGCGACGTCATGCACTTCAGATTCAACGTCTGACACTGCTGCGGCGATAGCGGGACGACCCGTACCCCGCTGCTCTCACCGCTACACAGGTCGCAAAACTTTTTCTCTTTGTGGAGTATAATCACATAAAGGGCACCTCCAAAAACCCATCCCCGCCATGGCTATGCGAGCTTTTGCGCAGACAAGGCGCCGCGAAGCAGAAGTGGCCAAAGCCAATTCAAGGAGCGGCAACGCAGGCTGCGTGAAAACTCGCATAGCCCGAAGGGAAGGCAAAGTGAGCACCGTCTTTCGCAGAAGCTCTCCTCGAGTTACCTTCGGGTAGCCCAACGCCCGCCTTTCACGAAATCCGACGCTCTCTTTGCCTTCTATGGCTGGGCATGGGTTTTCAGAGGTGCCCTAAAGAGAAACACCAAAAGGAGTGAAGATGGCATTCAAACTGCATATCGAAGCGGAAGGCAGGAGAATCGGTTTCTACCGGGTCAACCGCCTGGAGTTCGAAGGGGTCGAAATCGACCCGGACATGGAATTCGACAGGGAAAACATCCAGGAGCTTTTCGAAAACATCAACGCCTACATCGAAAGCGGTGAGCTGGAGGAGCTCGACAGCGGCCTCGACTTCACCACGTTCGACCCGGATACGGCACGCATCACCCTCGATGCCGACAACCAGGAAGAGGTCGAAGTGGAAATCGCCGATCTGACGCTCGACAATATCGATGTGGACAAAAAACTGGACCTGCTGGAAAAGGCCAGGATCGGCGACGTCATCTTCATCCGCACCGAAACGGGCGATGCCTACTGGGACCTGAGCGGGGAAGGCGAAGCAAGCTTCAATCTCGAAAAAGTGCGCCTCGGCTACCTCGACTGCACCAAATCCCATGACCAGTACGACGTCCTTCGGGAAGCCTACTGCGACTACCTATGCGACCTGGTTCTTCCCGAACACGCCTACTACGGCGACGAAAAGCTCGAACTGGACGAGCATGTGCTTCGCACCAACCAGGTATGGGGCGAACTCTACATCGTCAGGGAAAACCTCCCCGACCACCGCAAAGAGTATGAACGGGTCGATATGG
It encodes the following:
- a CDS encoding leucyl aminopeptidase → MQIEIVNKKRHEIDADAEIVCVIEKNLDHPWVEEKELLQLAGFEGGQDETCFLPEKRRLYVGSDSLHHDDIRSAYAAALRALRKTGAKSVKTGLYLGKCSAQNVKAMAEGMVFGDYDYDAYKSEKAKHPVTRVTIACEDFNGKEIDCGKAAGYVQNAVTVARAVNYTRNIVNTPPDDMTPEILALKAVALAEENGLECIVLDEKGLEAENMGAFLAVSRASDHPPRLVHLSYKPENPRFKVALVGKGLTYDSGGLSLKPSDYMVTMKSDKAGACAVLGILKAVSELGLPIEVHGIIGATENMIGGNAYKPDDVLKAKNGKTIEVRNTDAEGRLVLADCLCYAQEKVAPDYLLDFATLTGACVVALGEYTTGLMGHDRALKHSFSKAATNAGELTGTLPFNRYLKKLLKSDIADVCNISSSRYGGAITAALFLDHFIEKEYKHKWLHLDIAGPAYVEKPWGYNPAGASGAGVRMTVKWFEQTIKQLNREEKHASH
- a CDS encoding DedA family protein, whose amino-acid sequence is MEQFLLDALVHYGYIILFIWSIMEGELGLIMAGTMVHTGHMNMPTAILVAGLGGFTGDQIYFWIGRYNKKWIQNYLHKHRRKFALAHLLLKKYGWPVIFVQRYLYGLRTVIPISIGLTRYSAKKFAIINFISAQVWAAITIVLAYIFGEQIIRVLEYAKHHWYFALPLAALFLGGISYMFHRIENNILERRKQRHANRNRQQKAA
- the ychF gene encoding redox-regulated ATPase YchF is translated as MGLPVGIVGLPNVGKSTTFNALTKAQNAESANYPFCTIEPNKAVVPVPDPRLEELAKIVHPERIQHSTIDFVDIAGLVKGASKGEGLGNQFLSNIRETEMILHMVRCFDDGNITHVEGSVDPLRDIEIIESELIFADIQQLEKKIDRLARQAKTGDKKVRALLEVAQELMKHLEEIKPVSTFEKRDDENFLQLDKELRFLSNKPVIYGANVDEEGLLEDNDYVKAVKKHAEEVGADVIKLCAKIEEELVQLDEEEAKEFLQELGIEESGLDKIIRTAFERLGLISYFTAGVKEVRAWTIHRGWKAPKAASVIHNDFEKGFIRAEVIAYEDFIKYGGEQGAKEAGKMRLEGKDYVVQDGDVMHFRFNV